Genomic window (Tardiphaga sp. vice304):
GATGCGAGGCTAAGCACGACCGCTTTTACTCGCTCAATCCATGCGCGAAATCGACCCTTTAACAACGTCCGGTCGAGCATGGCGCTGTCGCTGACATCAGTAGGCCGAATTAACCGTGGAAGCGCCATTCGAATGGTTGGATCCGACAGTAGCGAGGCAAGCCGATCGGGACTGGGGTAGGGGATAGCGAGAAACGGCTTGTTCTGCAGGACTGCCATACTTCCAGTACGGATGTATTCGACCACACTCGCCTGTTGCTCCGAACTCTGTGCGGCCTTTTCAAAGACGCTGGGGAATCCCGAACTCGCGCTATTCAAAACAAGCCCAGGCAAGATCAGTACAAGCCAGGCAGCCGTCGCGACGAACAGACCGTGCTGTCGGTCGACGGAAACAGTGCGCGCGGCAAAGAGAATGATAGCGAAATTTACTGGCAGCGCCACGATAACGATGTCTAGGTAACGCGACGAAGTCGGAGCCACGGCGCGTCCATAGGACAGCGACAATATTTGCCCGAACCACCAGACGATGATGCTCAGGACAATCCAGTGTGGAGATGTACGAGGCGGTCGGGTCTTCAGAACGTAATAGGCATAGGCCAACAGCGGCAGGTTCGTCAGAATGCCTGCAAAGGACCCAGATCGTGGATAGTCCAGGCAGGCGAGCAGCGCGCGGATAAGTTCGCCTATGCTGTGAGCCTTCAGACCGTCATGACCGGCGACCTTAGGAACGAACGCTATCATTACCATAGACATGACCAGTAAGACAGCCGCGCCAGCATATTCCTTCCGCCCGAGGCGTACCCGCAGCAGCATCTGGAGCACAACGATGCCAAGCGCCGCGGCCCCGATCAGCGCACCGGACGCCATCGAGAAGAAAGCCGCGATGGCGTAGGCAACGCTGATCCACCATCGGGCGCCGAATGCGGGTGCAACAGCAAGGCCGGATAGTGCCAGGATGGTGAAGATCAACAGCAGATAGAACTGACTCTGGAAGCCCGCCAGCAGATTCTCCCAGCCGATTGGCAAGAGAAACAGTACCGCGCTGAACGCAACCAGTGAGACCAGCTGGCCCGGGCCAAGAATGCGCTGCAGCGCCAGCACGATGAGAACGATGGCCACCACATGCAGGCCCGCGTTGACCATCATCTGCAGGATCGGATCCCAGCCGCCGTCCAGTTCGAACAACAGCAGGGACAGCAAGCGCGTCAGCAAAATGCGATGTTCGTTATGGGGGGCAAATAACGCCGACCAGGACAAATTCGAATTGAGATAGGCCTTGTAGAGAATGTCAGCTTCTGCATCCCACTGGTCCCAGTAAGGAACAGCCGAGCCGAAGTAACGGATGAACAATATCTTAGCGCCGAATACAATCAGCCCGAGCGACCCGATCGCCAGCCACCTCCAAAGGCGCTCGGTCTGCAATGATGGCTTCACTTCAACGACATCGATACTCATGTTGTCTCCGGCACGAGCCGCCTGCTCCATGCACCTAGCCTGAAAATCACTATTCGGCAGACCTACCCAAATGTGAATTTCTTATGCCCCAAATAGCTCGTTGCGATTGGGCTGATGACGCCGACTACGTGAGCGATGAGGTCTTTTTGCCAGACAATACCGAGCCATGGCAACACCCATTCGGCCAGCCCGACGCTGACGATCCACACCTGCACAAGAGCGACGAGATTGACCAGCACGAAGCGCATTGCCTCGCTGTGAACCTGACGATCCGACCGCGCAAAAACGAAGTGACGCGTCAGGACGAACGCGACGGCCATGCCGATGAGATAGGCGAAGACAACGGCGATCTCGAAGCGGATGAAGAAGGATAGCAGCCATCGAGAGAGGATGTTAGCGGCTGCCGCAGCGCCACCTGCCAGCGCGAAGCGAATGAATTCACGGCTCACGAGCGGGAGCCCTGCGGTGCCGTTGCGGCGCCGCCGGCCTGCTCCGCCATCCGCCGCCCGAGCCGGATACTTTCCGCGACGCCGCGATCTTCCGGATAGTAATAGCACGTATCGGCAATTTGCAGCCCGGCAATCGGCGTCTGCACCGGCGGCAGCTTGTCGGCGAAATGCGGCTCGCAGATCGGCTGGGCGTGTTTCAGACGGCCCACCTTGGCATCGAGCAGGTCGGCATCGGCGATCGCCGGATTGACGCGCCTGATGTAGCCGAACGCCTCGTCGATGAACTGCTGGTCGGACCATTGCCACTTCGGCTGGGTCACCGGCATGTAATACGGCACGTAGACGATGGTATCGCCGACCTTGCGCAAATTGGAGAATTCGATCAGGCCGGGGATCTCGATATCGTCGGCGACGATGTTCAGCCAGAAATGCGGCGTCACGGATTTGCGCAGCTTGAACAGCAGGCAGACGACGCCGATGTTCTTGATAGCGGCATACTTGTCCTGCCAGTCCTGCGGCAGGTCCGGCATCAGCCGATTGACCAGCGGCACCGGCACGGTGGAGATCACCACATCGGCCGCGAACTCGCGGCCGCCGGCACGTACCGCAGTCACGCGGCCATCCCGCACGATCACCTGTTCGGCCGGTGTGCCCAGATGGATGCGCCCGCCCTGGCGGCGGATGTCATCGACGATGGCTTCTACCAGGGTCTCCGAGCCGCCGTCGATATAGCCGAGCTGCTCCTGAAAGATCGACTTTCGCGAGTTACCGATGCGCTTGATGCGGGTCGCAATCCACGACGCCGCGACCTCGTCGGCATATTCGTAGAACTTCAGCTCCTGCAACCGCTTCCACAATTTGTTGTAGACCGACACGCCGGAACCGCCCTCGATCCATTTTCGCGAGGTCAGATGCTCGATGCGGTCGAAGTTCCTCGACTTCGTGGTCAGGAACATCTGCAGCCCGGTCCGGATCTTCTCCATCAGGGTCAGATGCGGATATGTCAGCAGCGATATGGGATCGCCCCATTTATGCACCTTGCCGTGGGTGTAATACGCCATCGACGTATCGACCCAGCGCATCCGGTCGCCGATGCCGAGTTCGGCCATCAGCTCAAAGGTCGGCGCGTCGGACTTGCACACGAAGTGATAGAAGCGCTCGATCGAGACGCCGGAAAAATCGAAATGCGCAGCCATGCCGCCGGCCTTGCTGTCCGCCTCTATCAGATCGACCTCGTGGCCCAAGGTGACCGCGCGCTGCGCGGCGGCGAGGCCCATGGGGCCTGCTCCCAACACAACGATGCGGCTCATGGCAAACTCCTAGAAGGACAGAATGATCTTGGAATGGTCGGGGTGCAGGTAAGTTTCGCTCAGCGACTGGCGCAGCGGCGTCGAGGCGACGCCGAATTCGCCGGGCCAGTCGATCACCGGAAACACCTCCGGAATCACCAGCGCTTCGAGCTGCCCGGTGGTGAACGGCGGCTGCTTGTCGACCAGCGCGTACACCCACAGCAGTGCCCAGAACAGCGCATACGGAATATGGATGATGCGAGCCCGCGGCTTGACGATGTCATGGATCATGCCGATCAGGCCGCCATAGGAGATCTTCTCGAGCCCGGAAATGTCGAACGTGCCGATTTTGCGCTGCTCGATGGACGCCACGATGATCGAGACGAGATCGCCGACATAGAGCGGCTGGCGCATGAAATTGCCGTCGGCTGGGATGGGAAACACCGGAGCCTTGTCCATAAAGCGGCGCAACCAGCCGAGATGCTTGCGGTCGAACCAGCCGAACATCAGCGTCGGCCGCAGCGTCACGTGCGGGATGTTGCAGGCGTCGAACAGCTTTTCCTGCGCGGTCTTGGTGCGGGTGTAGAAATCATCGGCCGAGGAATTTACTACCGAGGAAGAGATCCCGACCACGTAGGGCACCGCGTGAGCGTGCGCGGCCGCCAGAATGTGCTCGGTGGCGGTAACGTTGTTGGCGACGAACTCCTCGATGAACAATCCGCCGATCTGCGCCTGGTTGACCACCACCGTATCAGCGCCAGCAAAGCACTCCGCCCACACGCCGGGCACGGCGAGATCTGCCTCGATCATCGTCACTTCGGGATGCGCTTCGCGGAACAGCGCGACGTTGGCGGTGTGTTTGTCGATGCCCACCAGCTCGAAATCCGCCCGCGCCTTGAGCCGAGCTACCAGATTCTGGCCGACCAGGCCCGCCGCGCCTGTGATGATGATTTTTCGCATGGCCCTAGAAATTCATCTTGTTGAAGATGCTGGCCGGAATATTACGGATGATCGCCATGATCAGCCACCAGCGGCCGGGCGCATAGACCACCGGGCCGCCGCTGTCGGCGGCCTTGCGCACGACCGCCGCGACCGCCTCGGGCGTCACCCACATCGGGCCGCCCTTGGCCATGCCGGCGGTCATGGCGGTGTCGGTCGGCCCGGGCTTGACGATAACGGCGCGAGGACCGACGCCGCGGAAGCGATGGCTGATGCCCTGCACCAGCACGGCAAGGCCAGCCTTGGCGGCGCCGTAGACGTAATTGGAGCGTCGACCGCGGTCTCCGGCCACCGAGCCCAGCACGACCAGCGATCCTTTTCCCTGGCGTTCCAGCAGGTTGGCAACGGCCAGCGTCCAAGCGGCGGCGGAGCGGAAATTAACGTCGATGATGGCCATCGCGGCGGCCTCATCGCGGTCTGCAAGCGCCTGATCTCCGAGCACGCCATAGGCGAGAATGACGTGATCCAGCCCGCCCAGTTTCGCGACCATGCCGGCCAGCGTGGCGGCCGCATCGGTGGCGGTAAAATCGACATCGAAACTCTCGGTCGCGGCAGCGCCGCGCGCCTTCAGGTCGGCAGCGATGACGGCCAGCCGCTCGACGTTACGGCCTGCAAGTCCGACCGTGGCGCCCTCGGCGGCATACAGCCTGGCGGTCGCCTGGGCGATCCCGGAACCGGCGCCCAGGATCAGTACACGGAGCGGATTGGGTGATGTTATCATGGGGTCATCCGCCGCCAGAATGTCGACGACATTCCAGGGTCCAAGTGCGTTGTGAACTGATCCAGCGCGGGATGGCCAGCCCTGAACATAGCTGGCGGCAAACGGCCGTCCTTGGCCGGGTAAAGTCGGCCACCGGCTTCTCGGACAATCGCGTCGAGTCTGTCAAGCAGCCACAGGGTCGGCCCGCCCCGATTCGCGAAATCCAGCGCCAGCGTGGTGCCCCTCCGGGGAAACGACAGCAGACCGGGCGACGTCATGTCGCCGAAGGTCTTCAGTACCGCGAGGAACGAGCCCTGTCTGGCGTCGGAAATCGCCCGCAGCATCTCAGCCGTGACCTCTGCCGCCACTTCTGGCGGGACCACACTTTGATACTGATAGAAGCCGCGGGGCCCGTACATCCTGTTCCAGTTGCCGATGGCGTCAAGCGGATAAAAGAACGGATCGTACGACATGGTAGACTGCCGAGCCCGGCCGGCGAGGCGGAAATAGACCTCGTTAAATGCAGCAATCGAAAACCGATTGAGCAAAAAGCCCGGGGCGTCGATCGGTATGGACGGGCCGCCCGGCGGCTTGACGCGCAACACGCCGTCGCTGGCATGGCGCGCCCGGGTGAAAATGCCGCGGCCGAGCAGGTCGCCCTTGGCCAGGCAGTCGATCCACGCCACCGTGTAATCGTGGCTGGCGTCGCTCACCGCCGACAGCGCGAAGAATTCGGCGAGGTTGCCGAACGGAATCGTCTCCACAGCCATGTTCGAACTTGCGATCGGCATCAATTGCAAAGTGGCGCGGGTG
Coding sequences:
- a CDS encoding GtrA family protein, yielding MSREFIRFALAGGAAAAANILSRWLLSFFIRFEIAVVFAYLIGMAVAFVLTRHFVFARSDRQVHSEAMRFVLVNLVALVQVWIVSVGLAEWVLPWLGIVWQKDLIAHVVGVISPIATSYLGHKKFTFG
- a CDS encoding NAD(P)/FAD-dependent oxidoreductase; protein product: MSRIVVLGAGPMGLAAAQRAVTLGHEVDLIEADSKAGGMAAHFDFSGVSIERFYHFVCKSDAPTFELMAELGIGDRMRWVDTSMAYYTHGKVHKWGDPISLLTYPHLTLMEKIRTGLQMFLTTKSRNFDRIEHLTSRKWIEGGSGVSVYNKLWKRLQELKFYEYADEVAASWIATRIKRIGNSRKSIFQEQLGYIDGGSETLVEAIVDDIRRQGGRIHLGTPAEQVIVRDGRVTAVRAGGREFAADVVISTVPVPLVNRLMPDLPQDWQDKYAAIKNIGVVCLLFKLRKSVTPHFWLNIVADDIEIPGLIEFSNLRKVGDTIVYVPYYMPVTQPKWQWSDQQFIDEAFGYIRRVNPAIADADLLDAKVGRLKHAQPICEPHFADKLPPVQTPIAGLQIADTCYYYPEDRGVAESIRLGRRMAEQAGGAATAPQGSRS
- a CDS encoding NAD-dependent epimerase/dehydratase family protein; this translates as MRKIIITGAAGLVGQNLVARLKARADFELVGIDKHTANVALFREAHPEVTMIEADLAVPGVWAECFAGADTVVVNQAQIGGLFIEEFVANNVTATEHILAAAHAHAVPYVVGISSSVVNSSADDFYTRTKTAQEKLFDACNIPHVTLRPTLMFGWFDRKHLGWLRRFMDKAPVFPIPADGNFMRQPLYVGDLVSIIVASIEQRKIGTFDISGLEKISYGGLIGMIHDIVKPRARIIHIPYALFWALLWVYALVDKQPPFTTGQLEALVIPEVFPVIDWPGEFGVASTPLRQSLSETYLHPDHSKIILSF
- a CDS encoding SDR family NAD(P)-dependent oxidoreductase; protein product: MITSPNPLRVLILGAGSGIAQATARLYAAEGATVGLAGRNVERLAVIAADLKARGAAATESFDVDFTATDAAATLAGMVAKLGGLDHVILAYGVLGDQALADRDEAAAMAIIDVNFRSAAAWTLAVANLLERQGKGSLVVLGSVAGDRGRRSNYVYGAAKAGLAVLVQGISHRFRGVGPRAVIVKPGPTDTAMTAGMAKGGPMWVTPEAVAAVVRKAADSGGPVVYAPGRWWLIMAIIRNIPASIFNKMNF
- a CDS encoding FAD-binding oxidoreductase, whose amino-acid sequence is MNGFAPRDDIMPWSRTPRTRMEVARPAFPDELAPLAMQGADLPRGLLAGGLQRSYGDSCINDGGALIEMTGLDRFICFDRTSGLLEAEAGVSLAAILKLVIPAGFFLPVTPGTKFVTLGGAIANDVHGKNHHRAGTFGRWIRSLSLLRSDGREHTVSDDDASGLFAATIGGLGLTGIITRATLQLMPIASSNMAVETIPFGNLAEFFALSAVSDASHDYTVAWIDCLAKGDLLGRGIFTRARHASDGVLRVKPPGGPSIPIDAPGFLLNRFSIAAFNEVYFRLAGRARQSTMSYDPFFYPLDAIGNWNRMYGPRGFYQYQSVVPPEVAAEVTAEMLRAISDARQGSFLAVLKTFGDMTSPGLLSFPRRGTTLALDFANRGGPTLWLLDRLDAIVREAGGRLYPAKDGRLPPAMFRAGHPALDQFTTHLDPGMSSTFWRRMTP